The genomic interval CTGAATTATTCAGAATACTACACAACTTTATAATCCTCCCCAGTCATCCTAGGGTTATACTGGGCTTACATTTGTTTATTTGCTGTCTGGGCCTGTTCTCCCGTATGGCAATCTAATATATCTAAATACTGCCTGACTAGACATTTAATATCACAAATTCTATAAGATTATTAGTAAAAAATTGTTACTGCTATTTATAGCGATATGTATATGCATTATCCGGAATAGCGGTAATATTTTTTACTAATAACCTAATAAAGCTTTATGATTTTAAGAGTTTATTCAGGCAGTATTTAGTGCTCTCCTGTATGGGTGTGACTATTGACATAAAAAAACCTGTTCTGCTCCAAAAACTGCCAGTGCAGCAGAAGACTTCACAGCCTAAAGGGCTTTTATAATGGTATTCTGATTCTCATGGCATGGTGTCAAAGTAAAGAAGAAtcttatttttagcccagaaaacatcattaggccggggccccacaggacgtcaacgccgtgatttgctcgcagcggagacgctgcaggaaaaatcgcaacgttttacagtgcaagcaaaagggatgggattcatgcccacgccggcggctttcccgtagatataatgggaagagaaagtccgcagaagaaaattctgtgaactttctcttcaaagcgctgcagaaagaaccacaatgcaatcacgcagcggttctttccacagtcctttagcgctgcgattacgaccCGTGGAACATtagcctgagggtaagttcacatggagttttttggtcaggaatttggtcaggaatctgcctcaaaatcctgaccaaaaaacgcctcaccatacagtcctatgtaatcttttttttttctgctagcggattttccactagtggaaaaaagaagcgacatgtacattcttcaggcggattctgcctcaggaaatcagtacaaatcaatgggaggtggaaaaaccactagcggtttttggtgtgtttttggccaaaaaaacgcctcaaaaaccgCCAGGAttttccgcttcccattgacttgcattgatttttttcaggcggaaacaccTGAAAAACTTGTCAAATGCCTCCAAAAACAcctcatgaattttcctgaagcggatttttcctgaccaaattcctgaccaaaaaactctgtgtgaacgcagccttctTCAATTTCCCACTCTCTACACAAGATTTATCTTGTGCCTacacccagggtcggactggcccgccggagcaccgggggatcccccggtgggcccccgggcccggactatactgctaatcattttagcataggcaggggcccgatcgggcccctgcctatgctaaaatgatttcaatcgggcccctgcccatgtcagaggaggattaggggaggcgcttagggcgcctcccctaatcctaagaaccagcgcaaggagagctactgatctccttgcgcttgttcagccatctacgtatcagcgtaggcggcgtcatcacgcgcgcctacgctgatacacagacgtctgacagaagaggatgcggcagcagcgggagcagcagagcGCGGTCGGactgtaagtataataacttttttttttgttttataataggccgctgcctgctggagtatctaccagcaggcagcggcctatttaccaacccggacctgctcactgccgcccccgcttccccttgtactttaggccgcggcgggcggtagtgaataggcccgggccaggccgcgatcccactgccgctaatattatactcaggggtcttttcagacccccgagtataataatcggggccccaggggaggtgagggaacataataaacagtgttactcacctctccgggatccggtgttactcctagctggcttcggggctatatgttaatgcccagacgtcacgtggtctggaatattaccatataggcccgaagcctgttctagcagtaacatataggcctgaagcctgttctagcagtaacatataggcccgaagcctgtggtagtagcaatagcctgttactgcgagcacaggctttgggcctgtatggtaacaggctgttactgctaccacaggctttgggcctatatgttactgctagctcaggctttgggcctatatggtaatatcccagaccacgtgacgtctgacacattaccatataggcccgaagcctgctaggagtaacatcagatcccggagaggtgagtaacagtgtttattatgttctctcacctctcctggggctccgattattatactcagggtctgaaaagacccccgagtataataatagttcatgggtgtgcaactgtggggcataatagagcttgaaaggtccactgtggcccctgtaacctctattatgccctacagtggcccccctgcaacctctattatgccccacagtctattgtgccaccgtgggccataatataggctgcaggggctgctgtgatatatatatatatatatatatatatatatatatatatatatatatatgtatatatatatattactgtatatatatatatatatatatatatatatatatattactgtgtatatatatatatatatatatatatatatatggtgtggatgtgtggagaagtgaggagtcaaagatgtctgtgtttcaaactttacagagtcaagtcacagctggaagaagtggtcatggcggtccaaagggaagagacgggaaatgtgggaagacgtctcctgtgagtattactgcacaaaatatgactgcattgtatttattgtaatgttgtgatttattgtaatggtactgttagcacccccaatccccccgctgtctgaggtggacaatcgaaagatgcccccaaatctttcaattactacaactcccagtagctccagatgccctggaactgttgagagttgtagtccacccaccccatagataacgtcccactctattgttatgctggtgcccttttctagagctccagcataacaatatccaagtttcagaaacgctgaggacttagggtatgttcacacatcagtatgccatccgtccgtttgatttcagtttgacacttcaaaacggactgatacacatactgatctctactctggttacaattgctacttttaatccccttatctgtcctctaggggtcggagagcgtttgctatcagcataaaaaggtgtcagtatacaatcagtatgtgcatcagtccgttttgaagtgtcaaactgaattcaaacggacggatggcatactgatgtgtgaacatacccttatctgcctgaaaatggctgacacctggcagacttcattatgttaatgaggtctgccactgtctgtgtgtaaccgccattttgatagtccacctctccgtcattctggtcccattgtggacctgtatgacggagagcttgccgctgttgtgaacttagcataaggctatggctacactataacttttgtcatacaaccaaagatgtcgccctgtgattctttcactcatgttagtgaatggagtcacattgcaacctgagggacccaatgcgaccccattcactaatgtgaaagagtcccaaagggacactgcgatctttggttgcatgaaggaagtagtagtgtagccatagctgttttgcacactgtattgtgcgtgaaaatgcactttaaacgtgtataatggcaaaaactggacgggcgatattacatatggcagtagggtgggcccctggaaataatcccactggtgggccctaggcaccccagtccgaccctgcctacaCCAGTTTTGAAGGTGCATTTATTTGAGTAAAATGGGTGTGATTTACCAGTAATAAGATTTTCCGATGTATTTATGACATAaccctatttaaccccttcccgacattcgccgtaatagtacggcgctgcagggaagggcttcccgcaaaccgccgtactattactgcggatgcatggtgcgcacacagaacctgtgtgcgcaccatgcacagcgggtgtcagccgtaatacacggctgacaatgccctgtaacacccgcggtcgacaccgggtccgatcgcgggtgttaacccctgagatgccggcggtcaacatgaccaccggcacctccggggtttcgttaCAAAAtgttgccgatcggcaccccccgcgccggtttcggggggtgccggtgttcgtagggggcatcccagggtctgatcagtgaccccgggtctgccccttcacttaccccgtcctcgcacctggctgatcctgccgtaaatgaagctgtcagcctgtgcgtctacacaggctgacagcttcctatacaatgcaatacacgtgtaacacgtgtattgcagtgtatatgtagtgaagcggtgatcagccgatcactgcttcaatcccccatggggacagaaaaaaaaagttagaaaaaagtaaaaataaaaaagtttaaataagtttaaaataaaatagaaataaataaagccccaaaaatcccattttccccatacaaaatgttttattatgtaaaataaagaaaaatagaaaaaaaattacatatttggtatcgccgcgtccgtaataacctgaacaataaaattaaaacattatttaacccgaacggcgaacggcgtaaaaaaaaccccgtagaaaacccacacaaaataatgattattcaccacctttcccttacaaaatgttcaataaaaagtaatcaaatggtcagatgaaaaccaaaatggtatcaataaaaagaagttacaggccccaaaatggtggcattgaaaagtacatctaataccgcaaacaccaagcccttatatggccacattgccagaaaataaaaataaaaatctagcttgtacaatgtgaagacaaaaaccccaaaagtcgccaaatcattaggacataagtggctgcgactagaaggaaatgtgtaagctgtgcgagcgttttcaggggcaccccatatttagagcttatatagagagataatacaccagcgctgatcccccagaatgctcctcttccccgtccgcgtcataggagctggtgggaaaatagaatgggatttggtgtacccaatttactccgcacagcttacacattcacttcggggttactaatgctcactacatcacttgataaattctttgaggggtgcggttttcaaaatggggtaactttctagaggtttccactgttttgacacctcaagggctttgtaaatgcgacatggctgctgaaactgatcgcagccagatctgccctctaaaagctctttggcgcgccttcccttctgcgtctcattgtgcgtccatatattagtttacacccacaagtggggtactatggtagtcgggagaacttgcctaacaaattgtgggatgcattttctcctttaaccccttgtgaatgtacaaattctagggctaaacgaaaatattagtaaaataaattcaaatttgaaaatttcacctccattttgtattaattcctgttaagcacttatagggttaaactactaggtatatgttgttttggcttatttaaggggtgcagttttgaaaatggggtgatttatgggggggctttaatacaagggtctttcaaaacgccctcataactggattaggccctttaaaaaatgggttttggaaatttcttgaaaatttttaatattgttgtttcacttgtaaatcttataatgtccgtaaaaattaaaagggcgcctaaagtttgatgccgacataaagcagagatctgggacatgagatttatgatataattttggcggtctgactatctgtatgtaatgtacatcatttcaaactttataaaatgcatatttttcaaaatttccaccaaatttccaattttttcataattaaacacaaaacatatcaaccaaaatttaccattaacatgaagtacaatgtgttacgaaaaaacaatcttaaaatcactttggtaagttaaagcgttccaaagttattgccacataaagtgacacgtcagttttgaaaaattgagcttggtcaggaagtcaaaaagtgccatcggcgggaaggggttaaaaaggtacAATAAAAAGTACCTGGGCAGTgtacaaagaaaacaacatatcCCACAGTAATGGAATCACAATTTCCTTGAGGTGAattttaaattctttatttaaattTTTGCAATAAACAGAACAGATGAACAAAAGATAAATACAGTACGACAATTGGCATATAGGAACAGTAAAGGTTTAAAACCTGTTGACATAGTAGAATAACAAGATATTATCAATGCTCCCACACCCTAAAGAAAGGGTGTCCAGGAAAGAGAGGAgagggaagaagaagatgaaaaaAAAGGGTGGGGATGAAGGGGGGTCTCACTTAGATGGCAACCTAGTAACCACCAGAGTCTCATAAGGTCTCAGTAGTGCTGCAAGCCTTGGAACATAATCCAAGCAGAGATAAAGTAGTCATGTGTATTTCAGAGGGATGCAGTGAGGTTCCCCATTTTTTGGATATCTTCCATATTTCTAATCCAATGTGTCCACATAGGAGGGGTGGAAGCCTTCCAAAAAGTCGGAATGCAGGTTCTAACTGCGTTTACAAGATATTTAACGGAGAATTTATGGCCAGCTCTCAGGGGGAGATCAGAAACATATCAGGATTGTTTGGTATGGAAATTTTAAAGACTCTCGTAAGTATTTAATGTACTCCTTCCCAGTGGGATTTTAATAGGGGACATGACTAGAATATGTGGAAGAGAGTACATTCTGCACATTCACACCTCCAACACAGAGAGGTGGTGTTTGGGAACATCTTATGCAACTTGGAGGGGACGTAGGATCGGAGTGTCAGGCGTGTACATCCGGCTTCCTGGTATCTAATAGCAATAGAATATTTGTGAGCAAATTCTAGAATCCTACTGCTTTGGGAGGTGGAGAAGGACAATCTAAGGTCATTTAAGCAAAAAAAAGGGCAATATGTAATTGTGTACTGTATTATCTTGAGTCTTGCTCCTGCCTGGGGTTTGCTGCTGTGTGGGCACCTAGGCATGGCTAAGAGGGTGCTAGTtaaaaggtaagagccagacagCAAGCTATTACTGAAAATGTTTCTTATAATGGCCTGTACTTTTCATTTATACTAAGTTTGTTCAAATAACAGTACCTATTTACATTACATTTCTGCAACATTATTAAAGTCTTACTATACACCTGATGAAGGAATGTGcctatcccgaaacgcgttgtgaacTGTTTGGAAGTTGTTTCATTAAAGGATCATTCCGAGGAACTCTTGATTTATTATTGGAAATCTCAGTCCGTTTAAAGTGGCAACATTATTAAAGTCCTGGACAACCTCATGAACAGTCAACACTCAAGCAGGGACAATACATTGAGATCATTCATTTAATAACTATAAAATAGATCAAACTACTTTAACAATGCAAGAATGTGCAACATAATTGATGTgcaaaaataaagtttattgtaATGTATAATACCCAGCTAATTTATCATGAGTGTCTAACTCCACTACAGTTCAGAACAAGCCCCGCTCGGGGTGTTAGCCAAGTGCATTACAGGTCACCGGATACATTCAGGAATGCTAATTGTAAACAGTTCCAGAGCACAGGGGGCTAGTGTTGCGATCAGGCACATTGGCTTTAAAATAAGACCAAGATCAGGTCCGTAGTCCACATATTTAGAGACATCAAAGTGGAGGCGCATATACTGGTGCAGCTGAcagtgcagggagaggagaacattattttataattttcCTGTCCCTTTCACTTCAGATAACTTCAGGAGAGGGGGTAGCATGGACTTTTACTCATGATATTACCCTCCTTCCCTCCACATTAATTAGATCAATCAGAAGCATACttgctatttaaccccttatatgctgcGATCAATGCTGACCTAAATCGTTCttcataaaaaaaggaaaaatagacTATCAGAATTTTCAATTTTAATGTGTCTGTTACCAGGTTAAGAAACTAAAACAAAGCACAGATGATGACTAGTTACTATGAGTTACATGAAATTGGTCATATCATAAAGGATAAATTCAGATTTGCAGATTAATTGCAGGAGTTTCTGCAGCTAAAATAGATTACATTCATCTAAATGTATTTGTAGTAGGCTCATGGATTTCTACACACCCCATTCACATGCAGGGCCAGATTATAATAAGGGTGAAATGTGTGGTTGCCCAGGGCCAGAGACTGCAGAGGAGCCAGCAGCAAGTAAGTTCACATTTTCTCCCATTATAATCCAACCTTGTAATCAACTGTATCGGCATCCACTcatacaatatattactgtaGCAGCGCACGAGAGTCTACAAGATTGGAGTATGTGTTGGGCGAACGTCAATTCGTCTTGCGAATATATTTGTGAGGTTCTCCCTGCAGATTTGTGCAGACAGAACGTGTTTGAACTTGaactgccattattatactctagggggcTCTTCAGGTCTAGGTCAGGTAAGAAGTGCCCTAAAAAGGATTGGGACCCATGCGTTGGAGCCCAGCTAGGgaaagtaagtaacagtgtttgttatgtttattcacctcccctggtcctctgcatattatactctgaggtctgaagacccCAGAATGTAAATGTAGTTTGTAGGCGGTAAACCTCAAAAATTTCATGTTTAACAGAATCTGAATTTTTTGGAAAGTTTGTAATAAGAACATGTTCAGTCAACAGTATATATGTGCCATAGCACATTATagtttgtggaggggccactgtggggcattattctgcatggaggggccactatggtaaattattctgtcacagggatctttggaGTGAATGGAGGGGGACAAGTTTTCTGAACAGCTCAGAGCCCATTGTACCCTTAGTTAAAATTTCTGCCACAAATCTGTCATGTGTGAAAATAACAATTATGGTTACTGACAGCacaacatgcagttttatacaatCAAGACACAACATAGTTACAAAACTTAAGTCCCCCATCTCTTCTGATGAACCATCACTGACAACAATTCAGTTTATGTtttcacaagaaaaaaaacacttataataaaaagttctataATGTCTTTGTGCATGTGCAATGCCTTAGAAATTAAATAGTAAACGCCACCTGTCAGttcaatatattatataatacaacaTGTATTATACTTAATTTGTATCACTTTTACACATACATTGTTACATTATAGGAAAAATCTTTACAGtaaaaaacataaacatattttTCAATATTTATGGACTTTCGGGATGATAATAATTTTGGGTTTTGATCCTCACAATCAGCAGAACAAAAGAGACCACAATACATTCCTAAGGACCACATTCTCTTTCCTGCAATCTTTAATACATGTGGGTGCAGCTAGATCTGGTACCACAGTTCAGCCACGTTTACTCAAGTGGATCTAAGCTGTAGTAGCAGGCACAGCCATACAGATAAGACTCGTTTTGTGCATGGTACTTCAGTGCAGATTCAGCTATCACCTcataaatattgatgatctatcttagAACACCttgggcccagttcacatctgcgttcaggtcattctattcccctctccacatgaaagcAGTACTTTTCTTTGTCGACTTCATGTGGaagccacatggacctcattacagtctatagggtccacaggTCTCCTAAAGTAACCACTGTTTTATGTGGATTGGGTTTGGAGACCCGTGCAcatatgtgaaccgggtcttaatataaaaataaaaattatatacatctgAACTGGATAAAAATGTAGACTTTCCAATTTTATTCCCTTTCATTCTCTCTGTAATGAGCTTCAACAGCATTTGTGTTAAATAAGACAACTGTAACAGTAATGTCGTCTCTGTACATCCTTgacaagtcttctggcaaattcAACATAGCAGCCAATCTTTCCTGCTCAATCTCACCATTCTCATTGCTGCCTATAGcatgtctgataagatgtgtggCGATATTTTGATCCTGTAAGCTAAGTCTCCTTGTTCGCCTCTTAAGAAGCAAGTTGTGCATGTACCCAAGGCTACGCTTGTCTACAGAGACTTGAGGTTCCTGAGAACGGGACTCAGAGAGGTATTCTGCTACGAGCCTCACCACCTCCTGATTTTCAAGCATATCCCAAAGTCCATCAGAGGCCATAATCAGGAATTTATCCTGAGGTCGTAATTTATGGTAGGTGACCTCTGGTTTTGCTGTTAGATATGGTGGAGTGTGATAGTTAGCAGGATAATACTGATAGATATTCAGAGGTTCTACATCACAAGCATTTTTTAGAATACTTTGCTGCAGCTCCTCACTCCATTTAAATCGGACATCACCAAAAGCACGAAAGGGCATCAAAATACCCAGCAATCTCTGATCAGTCACAACAGTCTCCTCCTCAGAGGGGGGGTGTTCTGAAAGTACTCTCTGCACCTCCGATTTATTAAAAGCATTGTGGTCTGCAGTTAGCGGCACCGCTGACCAGGCTCCAGAGTCATCTTGTACACCTAAAATAGCCCGACAGTCTCCAGTATTGGCCACATGCAAATTCACACCATCTATATGAGACACACAGGCTGTTGCCCCAGAAAAGGCAATCTGCAATGTGAGATTCCTGACTATTTCATTCTCTGTGGGCACTTGAGCTTCCAGTGAAATATCAGAGTCCAGTTTTTGAAACGCATAAGACATGGCATCAGCCACGCTCAGTCCAGATTCATTGTCGAGATCAATCAACTCTTGCCAATAAACTCTCAGATGTTCAACATACAT from Leptodactylus fuscus isolate aLepFus1 chromosome 7, aLepFus1.hap2, whole genome shotgun sequence carries:
- the PDP2 gene encoding pyruvate dehydrogenase [acetyl-transferring]-phosphatase 2, mitochondrial, with the protein product MSRPFSGWILNIIKQSGVLVQSRICHYSQCMARRTPVNLRRVRSGKAVMPVCMCYPVQLTSVSQERAYRHTAEDVQFQLLPDQINYILRANEQSHKLPDTDGKNRNTVLKFESNILASNSPCEDRRSAATCLQTKGHMFAIFDGHAGSACAQSISERLFYYIAVSLMSQETLQEIEFATEHMKPVLPILQWHKHKNDYMYREIASMYVEHLRVYWQELIDLDNESGLSVADAMSYAFQKLDSDISLEAQVPTENEIVRNLTLQIAFSGATACVSHIDGVNLHVANTGDCRAILGVQDDSGAWSAVPLTADHNAFNKSEVQRVLSEHPPSEEETVVTDQRLLGILMPFRAFGDVRFKWSEELQQSILKNACDVEPLNIYQYYPANYHTPPYLTAKPEVTYHKLRPQDKFLIMASDGLWDMLENQEVVRLVAEYLSESRSQEPQVSVDKRSLGYMHNLLLKRRTRRLSLQDQNIATHLIRHAIGSNENGEIEQERLAAMLNLPEDLSRMYRDDITVTVVLFNTNAVEAHYRENERE